From Aurantimicrobium sp. INA4, one genomic window encodes:
- a CDS encoding YbaK/EbsC family protein gives MTEIQHPESVERFRGALKEHGAEGDVVRLDDNAHTAQAAAEGLGITRGQIANSLVFLADGEPVLVMSSGGHRVDTDKVSAAFGGKKITKANADDVRAATGYVIGGVSPVGLATELPTLVDNDLAQYDTIWSAGGHPAYVYQTTFSELVRMTGGTPADIGE, from the coding sequence ATGACCGAAATCCAACACCCTGAATCTGTCGAACGTTTCCGCGGAGCTCTGAAAGAGCACGGCGCGGAAGGTGATGTTGTTCGCCTCGATGACAATGCCCACACCGCCCAAGCCGCAGCTGAAGGCCTCGGAATTACGAGGGGCCAGATAGCGAACTCGCTCGTTTTCCTCGCCGATGGCGAACCCGTTCTCGTAATGAGTTCTGGTGGACACCGCGTGGACACCGACAAAGTCTCTGCTGCGTTTGGTGGAAAGAAGATTACGAAGGCCAACGCCGATGACGTTCGTGCTGCCACTGGCTATGTCATTGGTGGAGTCTCACCCGTGGGCCTTGCCACCGAACTTCCCACTCTGGTGGACAACGACCTAGCCCAGTACGACACCATCTGGTCTGCAGGAGGTCACCCGGCCTATGTCTACCAAACCACTTTTAGCGAACTGGTTCGCATGACCGGGGGAACTCCCGCCGATATTGGTGAGTAA